Proteins from a genomic interval of Calypte anna isolate BGI_N300 chromosome 6, bCalAnn1_v1.p, whole genome shotgun sequence:
- the GOLGA7B gene encoding golgin subfamily A member 7B isoform X2 has translation MVSAPSMVGTSRTASQGGMVHSLQELRRSASLATKVFVQRDYSDGTTCQFQTKFPPELESRIERQLFEETVKTLNGFYAEAEKIGGSSYLEGCLACATAYFIFLCMETHYEKVLKKISKYIQEQNEKVYAPRGLLLTDPLERGMRVSPDRDLHL, from the exons ATGGTGTCTGCTCCTTCCATGGTGGGGACCTCAAGAACGGCCAGCCAGGGTGGCATG gtgcacagcctgcaggagctgaggcGCAGTGCATCCTTGGCCACCAAGGTCTTTGTGCAGCGGGATTACAGTGACGGAACCACATGCCAGTTCCAGACGAAGTTCCCTCCTGAGCTGGAGAGCAGG ATTGAGAGGCAGCTCTTCGAGGAAACAGTGAAAACTCTTAATGGCTTCTACGCTGAGGCAGAGAAGATTGGGGGCAGCTCGTACCTGGAGGGGTGCCTAGCCTGCGCCACTGCCTATTTCATCTTCCTCTGCATGGAGACACACTACgagaag GTCCTGAAGAAAATCTCTAAGTACATCCAGGAGCAGAACGAGAAGGTCTATGCACCACGGGGTCTCCTGCTCACTGATCCCCTGGAGCGTGGAATGAGAGTT AGCCCAGATCGAGATCTCCATCTATGA
- the CRTAC1 gene encoding cartilage acidic protein 1 — MRSPRCRGGAGRPPWPVPRMLVLCLLSLAWLSEGSQRSEPMFAAVTHHLLPPDYDSNPTQLNYGVAVTDLDADGDFEIVVAGYNGPNLVLKYDKTQGRMVNLAEDDRGSPYYALRDRQGNAIGVTACDIDGDGREEVYFLNTNNAFSGMATYTDKLFKFRNGRWEDLLSDEVNRDVASRFAGRSVACVDRMGSGRYSIYIANYASGNVGPHALIEMDVAASDPARGVVVLVDVATQAGVSKYTGGRGVAVGPILSDSASDIFCGNENSPNFLFQNRGDGTFQDMATAVGLDDPYQHGRGIALADFNRDGRVDIVYGNWNGPHRLYLQSRGHGRIRFRDIATPKFSMPSPVRTVITADFDNDQELEVFFNNIAYRGSSANRLFRIIRREHSDPIVEELNPGDALEPEGRGTGGAVTDFDGDGMLDLILSHGESMAQPISIFKGTQGTGNNWLRVIPRTRFGAFARGAKVVLFTQRSGAHLRIIDGGSGYLCEMEPVAHFGLGHDKASSLEVTWPDGHVVVRAVASSETNSVLEVPYPLNAEEPLMPAPLECGQGFSQHENGRCVDMDECTEFPFVCPRDKPVCVNTYGGYRCRSNKRCSRGFEPNEDGTACVDIDECAQGLHNCSQLCTNTPGAHICRCLTGFRPLDPTASHCLDVDECQAQPGPCDHVCHNSQGSFHCHCHHGFFLVAGGRCQRI; from the exons ATGCGCTCCCCCCGCTGCCGCGGGGGCGCCGGGCGGCCCCCCTGGCCC GTGCCCAGGATGCTGGTGCTTTGCCTGCTGTCCCTGGCCTGGCTCAGCGAGGGCTCTCAGCGCAGCGAGCCCATGTTTGCAGCTGTCACCCACCACCTCCTTCCACCTGACTACGACAGTAACCCCACACAGCTCAACTATGGCGTGGCTGTCACTGACCTGGATGCCGATGGTGACTTTGAGATCGTGGTGGCAGG GTACAATGGCCCCAACCTGGTGCTCAAATACGACAAGACACAGGGGCGGATGGTGAACCTGGCAGAGGATGATCGGGGCTCTCCATACTATGCACTGCGGGACCGACAGGGCAATGCCATCGGTGTGACAGCCTGTGACATCGATGGGGATGGCCGTGAGGAGGTCTACTTCCTCAACACCAACAACGCCTTCTCTG gCATGGCCACCTACACAGACAAACTCTTCAAGTTCCGCAATGGGCGCTGGGAAGACCTCCTGAGCGATGAGGTGAACCGGGATGTGGCGAGCCGCTTTGCCGGGCGCTCCGTTGCCTGTGTGGACCGGATG GGCTCTGGCAGGTACTCCATCTACATCGCCAACTACGCCAGCGGCAACGTGGGCCCCCACGCCCTGATCGAGATGGACGTGGCTGCCAGTGACCCTGCCCGTGGTGTCGTGGTGCTGGTGGACGTGGCCACCCAGGCTGGTGTCAGCAAGTACACAG GGGGCCGTGGAGTGGCCGTGGGCCCCATCCTGAGTGACAGCGCCTCTGACATATTCTGCGGTAATGAGAACAGCCCCAATTTCCTCTTCCAAAACCGTGGGGATGGGACATTCCAGGACATGGCAACTGCTGTAG GGCTGGATGACCCCTACCAGCATGGACGTGGCATAGCACTGGCTGACTTCAACCGTGATGGACGGGTGGACATCGTCTACGGCAACTGGAACGGGCCACACCGCCTCTACCTGCAAAGCAGGGGACATGGACGCATCCGGTTTCGG GACATTGCCACTCCCAAGTTCTCCATGCCGTCCCCTGTCCGCACTGTCATCACAGCTGACTTTGACAATGACCAGGAGCTGGAGGTTTTCTTCAACAACATCGCCTACCGTGGCTCCTCTGCCAACCGCCTCTTCCG GATCATCCGCAGGGAGCACTCAGACCCTATTGTGGAAGAGCTGAATCCAGGGGATGCGCTGGAGCCTGAGGGACGGGGCACAG GGGGTGCAGTGACAGATTTTGATGGCGATGGGATGCTGGACCTGATCCTGTCCCACGGCGAGTCCATGGCACAGCCTATCTCAATCTTCAAGGGCACCCAG GGCACTGGCAACAACTGGCTGCGCGTCATCCCCCGCACTCGTTTTGGGGCTTTTGCACGGGGGGCCAAAGTGGTTCTGTTCACACAGCGCAGCGGGGCCCACCTGCGCATCATTGACGGTGGCTCAGGGTACCTCTGTGAGATGGAGCCTGTGGCACATTTTGGACTGG GGCACGACAAAGCCAGCAGCCTGGAAGTGACCTGGCCGGATGGACATGTTGTGGTGCGAGCTGTGGCCAGCAGTGAGACAAACTCCGTCCTGGAGGTCCCCTACCCCCTGAATGCAGAGGAGCCACTCATGCCTGCCCCACTGGAG TGTGGACAGGGATTCTCCCAACACGAGAATGGACGCTGTGTAG ACATGGATGAGTGCACAGAGTTTCCCTTTGTCTGCCCCCGGGACAAACCTGTCTGCGTCAACACCTACGGCGGGTACCGCTGCCGAAGCAACAAGCGCTGCAGCCGGGGCTTTGAGCCCAATGAGGACGGAACAGCTTGTGTGG ACATCGACGAGTGTGCCCAGGGCTTGCACaactgcagccagctctgcaccaACACCCCTGGGGCACACATCTGCCGCTGCCTCACAGGCTTCCGTCCCCTTGACCCCACTGCCAGCCACTGCCTGG ATGTAGATGAGTGCCAGGCACAGCCTGGCCCCTGTGACCACGTCTGCCACAACAGTCAGGGCTCCTTccactgccactgccaccacGGCTTCTTCCTGGTTGCCGGGGGGCGCTGCCAGCGCATTTAG
- the SFRP5 gene encoding secreted frizzled-related protein 5, whose translation MPRAGGLPRVPALALLALALVGSPGGGQHYDYYGWQTESLPHGRYYGREPQCLDIPPDMQLCRDVGYKRMRLPNLLEHETMAEVKQQASSWVPLLAKQCHTDTQLFLCSLFAPVCLDRPVYPCRSLCEVVRDSCAPVMESYGFPWPEMLHCSKFPSDHELCIAVQFGNSKATPPPVSKICTQCEMEHKADGMMEQMCSSDFVVKMRIKEMTEENGERRLVAAQKKKVLKLGPLKRKDTKKMVLHMRNVGACPCPQLDSLSGSFLVMGRKVGGRLLLLAVYPWQKHNKEMKFAVKFMFSYPCPLYHPLLYGAGQH comes from the exons ATGCCGCGGGCGGGCGGCCTCCCAAGGGTCCcggccttggcactgctggccCTGGCGCTGGTGGGGTCCCCGGGCGGCGGGCAACACTACGACTACTACGGCTGGCAGACCGAGAGCCTGCCCCACGGGCGCTACTACGGGCGGGAGCCGCAGTGCCTCGACATCCCGCCCGACATGCAGCTCTGCCGCGACGTGGGCTACAAGCGCATGCGGCTGCCCAACCTGCTGGAGCATGAAACCATGGCCGAGGTCAAGCAGCAGGCCAGCAGCTGGGTGCCTCTGCTCGCCAAACAGTGCCACACCGACAcacagctcttcctctgctccctcttcGCCCCCGTCTGCCTCGACCGGCCCGTCTACCCCTGCCGCTCTCTCTGCGAGGTGGTGCGTGACTCCTGCGCCCCTGTCATGGAGTCCTACGGCTTCCCCTGGCCCGAGATGCTGCACTGCAGCAAGTTCCCCTCCGACCACGAACTCTGCATCGCCGTCCAGTTTGGAAACAGCAAGGCCACCCCACCACCAG TATCGAAGATCTGCACCCAGTGCGAGATGGAGCACAAGGCAGATGGCATGATGGAGCAGATGTGCTCAAGTGACTTTG TGGTGAAAATGCGCATCAAGGAGATGACAGAGGAGAATGGGGAGCGGCGGCTGGTGGCTGCCCAGAAGAAGAAGGTGCTGAAACTGGGCCCACTCAAGCGCAAGGACACCAAAAAGATGGTCCTGCACATGAGGAACGTGGGTGCCTGCCCTTGCCCCCAGCTTGACAGCCTCAGCGGTAGCTTCCTGGTGATGGGTCGCAAGGTGGGCGGCCGCTTGCTCCTCCTTGCTGTCTACCCCTGGCAGAAGCACAACAAGGAGATGAAGTTTGCAGTGAAGTTCATGTTCTCCTACCCCTGTCCTCTCTATCATCCCCTGCTCTATGGGGCTGGGCAGCACTAG
- the GOLGA7B gene encoding golgin subfamily A member 7B isoform X1, which translates to MVSAPSMVGTSRTASQGGMVHSLQELRRSASLATKVFVQRDYSDGTTCQFQTKFPPELESRIERQLFEETVKTLNGFYAEAEKIGGSSYLEGCLACATAYFIFLCMETHYEKVLKKISKYIQEQNEKVYAPRGLLLTDPLERGMRVIEISIYEDRCSSGSSSSGSSSSSSGGGGGRAGGR; encoded by the exons ATGGTGTCTGCTCCTTCCATGGTGGGGACCTCAAGAACGGCCAGCCAGGGTGGCATG gtgcacagcctgcaggagctgaggcGCAGTGCATCCTTGGCCACCAAGGTCTTTGTGCAGCGGGATTACAGTGACGGAACCACATGCCAGTTCCAGACGAAGTTCCCTCCTGAGCTGGAGAGCAGG ATTGAGAGGCAGCTCTTCGAGGAAACAGTGAAAACTCTTAATGGCTTCTACGCTGAGGCAGAGAAGATTGGGGGCAGCTCGTACCTGGAGGGGTGCCTAGCCTGCGCCACTGCCTATTTCATCTTCCTCTGCATGGAGACACACTACgagaag GTCCTGAAGAAAATCTCTAAGTACATCCAGGAGCAGAACGAGAAGGTCTATGCACCACGGGGTCTCCTGCTCACTGATCCCCTGGAGCGTGGAATGAGAGTT ATCGAGATCTCCATCTATGAGGACCGgtgcagcagtggcagctccagcagtggcagctctagcagcagcagtgggggggggggtgggagggctgggggcCGGTGA